The following coding sequences are from one Paraburkholderia caballeronis window:
- a CDS encoding alpha/beta hydrolase, protein MRRTVSRLLKISVSIVVLLAVAALGFRAWDSQRGPGLSVWHTYVPREMTAKEIDAADWNGYLAAENRLFDDVRTHVVEKIAPAERIASNRYYEGSPIYPEHFAQDWNRSYILEPQREPAGAVVLLHGLTDSPYSLRHIARNYRDRGFVAIGIRLPGHGTVPAALTSVEWRDWTAATRLAVREARRRIGPDKPLELVGFSNGGALALQYALDAIEDDTLTRPTRVILISPMIGVTRFARFAGFAGLPSVLPAFAKAAWLGIVPEFNPFKYNSFPVNGARQAYLLTDALREQIGRLARDNRLAALPPLLTFQSVIDFTVSSPAVMSTLYDRLPENGSEIVLFDINRDVRFRTFLRAASYGALGRLLRRGPQNYRTTVIENASPDTDATVARTIDAGTTTEHVEPLHLDYPPDIFSLSHVAIPFPVTDPLYGTHPGTDENFNANLGTLSVRGERGTLIFTLDSMFRIASNPFFPYVVQRIDDGIGKKPGPVVNAPERSHEPLLATPETEAEAADDALAEPEFGDAWAP, encoded by the coding sequence ATGCGGCGCACCGTATCCAGGCTGTTGAAGATAAGCGTGTCGATCGTCGTGCTGCTGGCCGTCGCCGCGCTCGGGTTTCGCGCGTGGGATTCGCAGCGCGGTCCCGGCCTGTCGGTCTGGCACACGTACGTGCCGCGCGAGATGACCGCGAAGGAGATCGACGCCGCCGACTGGAACGGCTACCTCGCGGCGGAGAACCGCCTCTTCGACGACGTCCGCACGCACGTCGTCGAGAAGATCGCCCCCGCCGAACGCATCGCGTCGAACCGCTACTACGAAGGCTCGCCGATCTATCCGGAACACTTCGCGCAGGACTGGAACCGCTCGTACATCCTCGAACCGCAACGCGAGCCGGCCGGCGCGGTCGTGCTGCTGCACGGGCTGACCGATTCGCCGTACAGCCTGAGGCACATCGCGCGCAACTATCGCGATCGCGGCTTCGTCGCGATCGGCATCCGGCTGCCCGGCCACGGCACCGTGCCGGCCGCGCTGACCTCGGTCGAATGGCGCGACTGGACCGCCGCGACCCGGCTCGCGGTGCGCGAGGCGCGGCGGCGCATCGGCCCCGACAAGCCGCTGGAACTGGTCGGCTTCTCGAACGGCGGCGCGCTCGCGCTGCAATACGCGCTCGACGCGATCGAGGACGACACGCTGACGCGCCCGACCCGCGTGATCCTGATCTCGCCGATGATCGGCGTGACGCGGTTCGCGCGCTTCGCGGGTTTCGCCGGACTGCCGTCCGTGCTGCCCGCGTTCGCGAAGGCGGCGTGGCTCGGCATCGTGCCCGAGTTCAACCCGTTCAAGTACAACTCGTTCCCGGTCAACGGCGCGCGCCAGGCGTACCTGCTGACCGACGCGCTGCGCGAACAGATCGGACGGCTCGCCCGCGACAACCGCCTCGCCGCCCTGCCGCCGCTGCTGACGTTCCAGTCGGTGATCGACTTCACGGTCAGCTCGCCCGCGGTGATGTCCACGCTATACGACCGGCTGCCCGAGAACGGCAGCGAGATCGTGCTGTTCGACATCAACCGCGACGTCCGCTTCCGCACCTTCCTGCGCGCCGCGTCGTATGGCGCGCTCGGCCGGCTGCTGCGGCGCGGACCGCAGAACTACCGGACCACCGTGATCGAGAACGCCAGCCCGGACACGGACGCGACCGTCGCGCGCACGATCGACGCCGGCACGACGACAGAACACGTCGAGCCGCTCCACCTCGACTATCCGCCGGACATCTTCTCGCTGTCCCACGTCGCGATTCCGTTCCCGGTCACGGACCCGCTGTACGGAACCCATCCCGGCACCGACGAGAACTTCAACGCGAACCTCGGCACGCTGTCCGTGCGCGGCGAGCGCGGCACGCTGATCTTCACGCTCGACTCGATGTTCCGCATCGCGTCGAACCCGTTTTTTCCGTACGTCGTGCAACGGATCGACGACGGCATCGGCAAAAAACCTGGCCCCGTGGTGAACGCGCCCGAACGCTCGCACGAACCGTTGCTCGCCACGCCCGAGACCGAAGCCGAAGCGGCGGACGACGCGCTCGCGGAACCGGAGTTCGGCGACGCGTGGGCGCCGTGA
- a CDS encoding esterase, with protein sequence MRFNPKRWARAATRCAAALLACAAIAPAVAHQVDTNAPLTLKDEGSFFVGGRDLASDTLSTLPQADPNGTVTVEQMYVQYQIPAHAKAPSLVLIHGCCLTGATWETTPDGRMGWAQYFARSGYPVYVIDQAGRGRSAANAVSIGGVRSGRLPPDALPAGFFVGREFAWTLFRFGPKYPQAYPGMQFPLEAQQQFWKQMVPDWAYSMGTPNPTVPSLGQLAARLKKTVLVSHSQSGIYPFQTLASGASGVAAIVAVEPTACPAATGDVSVYTRVPVLLLYGDFIAQSAWAPRYAACRSFADAVNQAGGHVDVVSTTDLGMHGNTHMMMQDRNNLEIADFITGWVGRNVH encoded by the coding sequence ATGCGATTCAATCCGAAACGATGGGCGCGCGCCGCGACGCGATGCGCGGCCGCGCTGCTTGCGTGCGCGGCGATCGCGCCGGCCGTCGCGCACCAGGTGGACACCAATGCGCCGCTGACGCTGAAGGACGAAGGCAGCTTCTTCGTCGGCGGCCGCGATCTCGCGTCCGATACGCTGTCGACGCTGCCGCAGGCGGACCCGAACGGCACCGTCACCGTCGAGCAGATGTACGTGCAGTACCAGATACCGGCGCACGCGAAGGCGCCTTCGCTGGTGCTGATCCACGGCTGCTGCCTGACCGGCGCGACGTGGGAGACGACGCCGGACGGCCGCATGGGCTGGGCGCAATACTTCGCGCGCAGCGGTTATCCGGTGTACGTGATCGACCAGGCGGGGCGCGGGCGCTCGGCGGCCAATGCGGTGTCGATCGGCGGCGTGCGGTCGGGACGCCTGCCGCCCGACGCGCTGCCGGCCGGGTTCTTCGTCGGCCGCGAGTTCGCGTGGACGCTGTTCCGCTTCGGGCCGAAGTATCCGCAGGCGTATCCGGGCATGCAGTTTCCGCTGGAGGCGCAGCAGCAGTTCTGGAAGCAGATGGTGCCCGACTGGGCGTACTCGATGGGGACGCCGAACCCGACGGTGCCGTCGCTCGGGCAACTCGCCGCGCGCCTGAAAAAGACGGTGCTGGTCAGCCATTCGCAGTCGGGCATCTATCCGTTCCAGACGCTTGCGTCGGGCGCGAGCGGCGTGGCCGCGATCGTCGCGGTCGAGCCGACCGCCTGCCCGGCGGCGACCGGCGACGTGAGCGTCTATACGCGCGTGCCGGTGCTGCTGCTGTACGGCGACTTCATCGCGCAGTCGGCGTGGGCGCCGCGTTATGCCGCGTGCCGGTCGTTCGCGGACGCGGTGAATCAGGCGGGCGGCCATGTCGACGTGGTGTCGACGACCGACCTCGGCATGCACGGCAACACGCACATGATGATGCAGGACCGCAACAACCTGGAGATCGCCGACTTCATCACCGGCTGGGTCGGCCGCAACGTGCATTAG
- a CDS encoding MFS transporter, translating into METTRGALAQDGLSGPLAAHGGHAAVDAEKVFARIAKRLIPFLFLCYVLNYIDRVNISFAHLQFRADIGLTEASYGLGVGVFYIGYVLFEVPSNLLLRRIGPRRTIARIMVLWGLVSVSMMFVRNPTQFYIARIALGIAEAGFFPGIVYYLTSWFPDRHRAKVLSAFVLGIAVAGITGGPVSGWILSHADGWHTLRAWQWLFLLEGVPPVLVGLCALWYLPDSASTATWLSADEKALVARELESHGHANDRRIGHFGAALRDWRVYACAFGYFTITWAGSVLNFWAPSVIRQAGVANPWHIGLVSAVPYFVGAIGMVLVGRHSDATNERRLHFAGCALIAAAGAVLLGTAHASFVPAIAGLALVAIGYLTCTAIFWTIPATFLSGTASAGSIALISSIGQLGSLSAPTAIGALTAATHDISAGSYLAAAVLAFGAVTIAVSMRRLER; encoded by the coding sequence ATGGAAACGACACGAGGCGCGCTCGCGCAGGACGGGCTGTCCGGCCCGCTGGCGGCGCACGGGGGCCACGCGGCCGTGGACGCGGAGAAGGTGTTCGCGCGCATCGCGAAGCGGCTGATCCCGTTCCTGTTCCTGTGCTACGTGCTGAACTACATCGACCGCGTGAACATCAGCTTCGCGCACCTGCAGTTCCGCGCCGACATCGGCTTGACCGAGGCGTCGTACGGCCTCGGCGTCGGCGTGTTCTACATCGGCTACGTCCTGTTCGAGGTGCCGAGCAACCTTCTGCTGCGCCGCATCGGGCCGCGCCGCACGATCGCGCGGATCATGGTGCTGTGGGGCCTCGTGTCCGTGTCGATGATGTTCGTGCGCAACCCGACGCAGTTCTACATCGCGCGTATCGCGCTCGGCATCGCGGAAGCGGGCTTCTTTCCCGGCATCGTGTATTACCTCACGTCGTGGTTCCCGGACCGTCATCGCGCGAAGGTGTTGTCCGCGTTCGTACTGGGCATCGCGGTGGCCGGCATCACCGGCGGCCCGGTCTCCGGCTGGATCCTGAGCCACGCGGACGGCTGGCACACGCTGCGCGCGTGGCAGTGGCTGTTCCTGCTCGAAGGCGTGCCGCCGGTGCTCGTCGGGTTGTGCGCGCTGTGGTATCTGCCCGATTCGGCGTCGACTGCGACGTGGCTGTCCGCCGACGAAAAGGCGCTCGTCGCGCGCGAACTCGAAAGCCACGGCCACGCGAACGACAGGCGGATCGGCCACTTCGGCGCCGCGCTGCGCGACTGGCGCGTGTATGCGTGCGCGTTCGGCTACTTCACGATCACGTGGGCGGGCAGCGTGCTGAACTTCTGGGCGCCGTCGGTGATCCGCCAGGCCGGCGTCGCGAATCCGTGGCACATCGGGCTGGTATCGGCGGTGCCGTATTTCGTCGGCGCGATCGGCATGGTGCTGGTCGGCCGTCATTCGGATGCGACCAACGAGCGGCGGCTCCACTTCGCCGGCTGCGCGCTGATCGCGGCGGCCGGCGCGGTGCTGCTCGGCACCGCGCACGCGTCGTTCGTGCCGGCGATCGCCGGGCTCGCGCTCGTCGCGATCGGTTATCTGACCTGCACCGCGATCTTCTGGACGATCCCCGCGACGTTCCTGTCCGGCACCGCGTCGGCGGGCTCGATCGCGCTGATTTCGAGCATCGGGCAACTCGGCAGCCTGAGCGCGCCGACCGCGATCGGCGCGTTGACCGCGGCCACGCACGACATCAGCGCGGGTTCGTATCTGGCCGCCGCGGTGCTTGCCTTCGGAGCGGTGACGATCGCGGTGTCGATGCGCAGGCTCGAACGCTGA
- a CDS encoding CaiB/BaiF CoA transferase family protein: MAKVLEGVRVLEQGTFITGPAAGMLLGDLGADVVKIEQPGAGDPFRAFKGGLYSPHYQTYNRNKRSVTLNTKDDADLALFDEMIRDADVYIQNFRPGAADRLNAGYERLREINPRLIYCAISGFGQTGPAAGRPAYDSVAQAASGFLGLLINPANPRVVGPAIADSLTGFYAAYGILGALHERHRTGVGRKVEVSMLEAMSHFNLDAFTHYYSAGELMGPYSRPSVSQSYVMQCADGKWLALHMSSPEKFWTGLAEAIEQPTLLQDPRFADRAGRIANQEALIDVLGAAFATRSRADWCARLERNDVPHAPMYDASEALDDPQARHLELLVETTHPQMGRFRTVRPPVSFDGERTTDVVAPPTLGEHNDAVLEPLRARLRERGEAASAATASGALEDSAAA; encoded by the coding sequence ATGGCAAAAGTTCTCGAAGGCGTTCGCGTCCTCGAACAGGGCACCTTCATCACCGGACCGGCGGCGGGCATGCTGCTCGGCGACCTCGGCGCGGACGTCGTGAAGATCGAGCAGCCGGGCGCGGGCGATCCGTTCCGCGCGTTCAAGGGCGGCCTCTACAGCCCGCACTATCAGACCTACAACCGCAACAAGCGCAGCGTGACGCTGAACACGAAGGACGACGCGGACCTCGCGCTGTTCGACGAGATGATCCGCGACGCCGACGTGTACATCCAGAACTTCCGGCCCGGCGCGGCGGACCGGCTGAACGCCGGTTACGAGCGGCTGCGCGAGATCAATCCGCGTCTGATCTACTGCGCGATCAGCGGCTTCGGGCAGACCGGGCCGGCGGCCGGGCGGCCTGCGTACGATTCGGTCGCGCAGGCGGCGAGCGGTTTTCTCGGGCTGCTGATCAATCCGGCGAACCCGCGCGTGGTCGGCCCCGCGATCGCCGACTCGCTGACCGGCTTCTACGCGGCGTATGGCATTCTCGGCGCGCTGCACGAGCGGCATCGCACCGGCGTCGGCCGCAAGGTCGAGGTGTCGATGCTCGAAGCGATGAGCCACTTCAACCTCGACGCGTTCACGCATTACTACTCGGCCGGCGAACTGATGGGGCCGTACAGCCGGCCGAGCGTGTCGCAGTCATACGTGATGCAGTGCGCGGACGGCAAGTGGCTCGCGCTGCACATGTCGTCGCCGGAGAAGTTCTGGACGGGCCTCGCGGAAGCGATCGAGCAGCCGACGCTGTTGCAGGACCCGCGTTTCGCGGACCGCGCCGGACGCATCGCGAACCAGGAGGCGCTGATCGACGTGCTCGGCGCGGCGTTCGCGACGCGCAGCCGCGCGGACTGGTGCGCGCGGCTCGAACGCAACGACGTGCCGCATGCGCCGATGTACGACGCGAGCGAGGCGCTCGACGATCCGCAGGCGCGCCACCTCGAACTGCTGGTCGAGACGACGCATCCGCAGATGGGCCGCTTCCGCACGGTGCGCCCGCCGGTGTCGTTCGACGGCGAGCGCACGACCGACGTCGTCGCGCCGCCGACGCTCGGCGAGCATAACGACGCGGTGCTCGAACCGCTGCGCGCGCGGCTGCGCGAGCGCGGCGAAGCGGCGTCGGCGGCAACGGCGTCCGGCGCGCTCGAAGACAGCGCGGCGGCGTGA
- a CDS encoding citryl-CoA lyase, with translation MKIGKETVPRTSISTSNAQTIVVRGKDLARELIGQISFTDYFYLLVTGSTPTPAITAVLDATLVAIAEHGLVPSVQASRMTFAAAPDALQGAVAAGILGCGSVILGASEACGKLLDDVRRHAADGNGDLSEAAFAVVTRYRAERRAVPGYGHPLHKARDPRVGALFAVAERHGADMTYVRIAEAIEAVLPDIYGKPLMLNVSAAIPAVLLGVGFPLGALKGVPILARTAGLIGHLTEELSRSIGFALSYQATRDVVYDGDAPAGFEPGA, from the coding sequence ATGAAAATCGGCAAGGAAACCGTTCCGCGCACGTCGATCTCGACGTCGAATGCGCAGACCATCGTGGTTCGCGGCAAGGATCTCGCGCGCGAACTGATCGGCCAGATCTCGTTCACCGACTACTTCTATCTGCTCGTGACCGGCTCGACGCCGACGCCGGCCATCACGGCCGTGCTCGACGCGACGCTCGTCGCGATTGCCGAACACGGCCTCGTGCCGAGCGTGCAGGCGAGCCGGATGACGTTCGCGGCCGCGCCGGACGCATTGCAGGGCGCGGTCGCGGCCGGCATTCTCGGCTGCGGGTCGGTGATCCTCGGCGCGTCCGAAGCGTGCGGCAAGCTGCTCGACGACGTGCGCCGCCACGCGGCGGACGGCAACGGCGACCTGTCCGAAGCGGCGTTCGCGGTGGTCACCCGCTATCGCGCGGAACGGCGCGCGGTGCCCGGTTACGGCCATCCGCTGCACAAGGCGCGCGACCCGCGCGTCGGCGCGCTGTTCGCGGTCGCGGAGCGCCACGGCGCGGACATGACGTACGTGCGGATCGCCGAGGCGATCGAAGCCGTGCTGCCCGACATCTACGGCAAGCCGCTGATGCTGAACGTGTCGGCCGCGATTCCGGCCGTGCTGCTCGGCGTCGGTTTCCCGCTCGGCGCGCTGAAGGGCGTGCCGATCCTCGCGCGCACCGCCGGCCTGATCGGCCATCTGACCGAGGAGCTGTCGCGTTCGATCGGCTTCGCGCTGTCGTATCAGGCGACCCGCGACGTGGTGTACGACGGCGACGCGCCGGCAGGCTTCGAGCCCGGCGCCTGA
- a CDS encoding LysR substrate-binding domain-containing protein, with protein MELRHLRYFVAVAEHLSFTVASQKVHVTQSTLSHQIRQLEDELGCRLFEREGRRVTMTESGELFLERVRNALREVDDGVSTVRLAAEEMTGIVRIGATHTFNMRIVPRCVSLFLDRHPSVRVDVLEMTGDGIAQALLRGDLDIGVTYKPHDALPLRFEPLYTEEMVLAVGAGHPFARRRFVRMSELHQQRMVLLPRTFATRAVLDECFAMANATPVVVAEMNAIAPMIELVSTTGIAAIVSEHASRRDDVRIVPLESPTPMRSPGILWRAREARTPAARALASIIRTVCDAENRDGRRRNP; from the coding sequence ATGGAACTTCGCCACCTGCGCTACTTCGTTGCCGTCGCCGAGCATCTGAGCTTCACCGTCGCATCGCAGAAGGTGCACGTCACGCAATCGACGCTGTCGCACCAGATCCGCCAGCTTGAGGACGAACTCGGCTGCCGGCTGTTCGAGCGCGAAGGCCGGCGCGTGACGATGACCGAGTCCGGCGAGCTGTTTCTGGAGCGCGTGCGCAACGCGCTGCGCGAAGTGGACGACGGCGTGTCGACCGTGCGCCTCGCGGCGGAAGAGATGACCGGCATCGTGCGGATCGGCGCGACGCACACGTTCAACATGCGGATCGTGCCGCGCTGCGTGTCGCTGTTTCTCGACCGGCATCCGTCGGTGCGCGTGGACGTGCTGGAGATGACCGGCGACGGCATCGCGCAGGCGCTGCTGCGCGGCGACCTCGACATCGGCGTCACGTACAAGCCGCACGACGCGCTGCCGCTGCGCTTCGAGCCGCTGTACACCGAGGAGATGGTGCTGGCGGTCGGCGCCGGACATCCGTTCGCGCGCCGCCGCTTCGTGCGGATGTCCGAACTGCATCAGCAGCGGATGGTGCTGCTGCCGCGCACGTTCGCGACGCGCGCGGTGCTCGACGAATGCTTCGCGATGGCGAACGCGACGCCGGTCGTCGTCGCGGAGATGAACGCGATCGCGCCGATGATCGAACTGGTCAGCACGACCGGCATCGCGGCGATCGTGTCCGAACACGCGAGCCGCCGCGACGACGTGCGGATCGTGCCGCTCGAAAGCCCGACGCCGATGCGCTCGCCGGGCATCCTGTGGCGCGCGCGGGAGGCGCGCACGCCGGCCGCGCGCGCGCTCGCGTCGATCATCCGCACGGTCTGCGACGCGGAGAATCGCGACGGCCGCCGCCGCAACCCGTGA
- a CDS encoding heavy metal sensor histidine kinase, with amino-acid sequence MTRVSLSTRIALLFALLVFGAMAALGFVLYRQLETQLMVRDDAALVTRVDQLRTLMNDVDVRALIREKPHLFANMLGNTESLLVVGFAGETPLLAVNPGHAAVPDVTPVPADMALSLGAVHHARMDDGTPFIYVAAAAHDIGGPRELRIVSGRMMTERTRMLRDYRSRILLSASVAAVIAALLAFWLARRGMSPLRRLAAQTASIGVGTLSTRIDRRNVPPELDALIRAFNAMLDRLERGFMQLTQVSADMAHDLRTPIGNLLGQTEVGLSQPRDSVYYQRLLGSNYEELQRMSKMIDNMLFLARAEHADHAIERRELPLDDEFERMAGYFEGLAEERDVRLEWHADGRIWADPLLLRRALANLLANAVRYADAGSAISTVARQGPEGTTLYVENRGPTIEPMHLERLFDRFYRADASRQRSSESSGLGLSIVRSIMTLHGGSWAATSADGLTRFTLVFPRRPD; translated from the coding sequence ATGACGCGCGTGTCGCTGTCGACGCGCATCGCGCTGCTGTTCGCGCTGCTCGTGTTCGGCGCTATGGCCGCGCTCGGCTTCGTGCTGTACCGGCAACTGGAGACGCAGTTGATGGTGCGCGACGACGCGGCGCTCGTCACGCGCGTCGATCAGTTGCGCACGCTGATGAACGACGTGGACGTGCGCGCGCTGATCCGCGAGAAGCCGCATCTGTTCGCGAACATGCTCGGCAACACCGAGTCGCTGCTGGTCGTCGGTTTTGCGGGCGAGACGCCGCTGCTCGCGGTGAATCCGGGCCATGCCGCCGTGCCGGACGTGACGCCGGTGCCGGCGGACATGGCGCTGTCGCTCGGCGCGGTGCATCACGCGCGGATGGACGACGGCACGCCGTTCATCTACGTCGCGGCGGCCGCGCACGACATCGGCGGGCCGCGCGAACTGCGGATCGTATCCGGCCGCATGATGACGGAGCGCACGCGGATGCTGCGCGACTACCGCAGCCGGATTCTGCTGTCCGCGTCGGTGGCCGCCGTGATCGCCGCGCTGCTCGCGTTCTGGCTCGCGCGGCGCGGAATGTCGCCGCTGCGGCGGCTCGCGGCGCAGACCGCGTCGATCGGCGTCGGCACGCTGTCCACGCGGATCGACCGGCGCAACGTGCCGCCGGAACTGGACGCGCTGATCCGCGCGTTCAACGCGATGCTCGACCGGCTGGAGCGCGGCTTCATGCAACTGACCCAGGTGTCCGCCGACATGGCGCACGATTTGCGCACGCCGATCGGCAACCTGCTCGGGCAGACCGAGGTCGGGCTGAGCCAGCCGCGCGACAGCGTCTATTACCAGCGGCTGCTCGGCTCGAACTACGAGGAGTTGCAGCGGATGTCGAAGATGATCGACAACATGCTGTTCCTCGCGCGCGCCGAACACGCGGACCACGCGATCGAGCGCAGGGAACTGCCGCTCGACGACGAATTCGAGCGGATGGCCGGTTATTTCGAAGGGCTCGCGGAAGAGCGCGACGTGCGGCTCGAATGGCACGCGGACGGCCGCATCTGGGCCGATCCGCTGCTGCTGCGCCGCGCGCTCGCGAACCTGCTCGCGAACGCGGTGCGTTACGCGGATGCGGGCAGCGCGATCTCGACGGTCGCGCGGCAGGGGCCGGAGGGCACGACGCTCTACGTCGAGAATCGCGGGCCGACGATCGAGCCGATGCATCTGGAGCGGCTGTTCGACCGCTTCTATCGCGCGGACGCGTCGCGGCAGCGTTCGTCGGAATCGAGCGGACTCGGGCTGTCGATCGTGCGCAGCATCATGACGCTGCACGGCGGCTCGTGGGCCGCGACGAGCGCCGACGGTCTCACGCGCTTCACGCTGGTGTTTCCGCGCCGGCCGGATTGA
- a CDS encoding heavy metal response regulator transcription factor, whose amino-acid sequence MRILVIEDETKTGDYLFDGLTEAGYVVDVANNGIDGLHMAQEMRYDLILLDVMMPQMDGWTVMTKLGARTSTPVLFLSARGTLEDRLKGLDLGADDYLVKPFSFAELLARIRIILRRGQPQKQEDEVLEVGDLRIDVPKRRVERGGARITLTNKEFNLLYFFAQNQGQVLSRALIASRVWDMNFDSDTNVVDVAVRRLRQKIDEPFAVRLIHTVHGVGYRCEHEA is encoded by the coding sequence ATGAGAATCCTGGTCATCGAAGACGAGACGAAAACCGGCGACTACCTGTTCGACGGTTTGACGGAGGCCGGCTACGTCGTCGACGTCGCGAACAACGGCATCGACGGGTTGCACATGGCGCAGGAGATGCGCTACGACCTGATTCTGCTCGACGTGATGATGCCGCAGATGGACGGCTGGACCGTGATGACGAAGCTCGGCGCGCGCACCAGCACGCCGGTGCTGTTCCTCAGCGCGCGCGGCACGCTCGAAGACCGGCTGAAGGGCCTCGACCTCGGCGCGGACGACTATCTGGTGAAGCCGTTCTCGTTCGCGGAACTGCTCGCGCGCATCCGCATCATCCTGCGGCGCGGGCAGCCGCAGAAGCAGGAGGACGAGGTGCTCGAAGTCGGCGACCTGCGCATCGACGTGCCGAAGCGGCGCGTCGAGCGCGGCGGCGCGCGCATTACGCTGACGAACAAGGAATTCAACCTGCTGTACTTCTTCGCGCAGAACCAGGGGCAGGTGCTGTCGCGCGCGCTGATCGCGTCGCGCGTGTGGGACATGAACTTCGACAGCGACACCAACGTCGTGGACGTCGCGGTGCGGCGGCTGCGGCAGAAGATCGACGAGCCGTTCGCGGTGCGGCTCATCCATACGGTGCACGGCGTCGGCTACCGCTGCGAGCACGAAGCATGA
- a CDS encoding alpha/beta fold hydrolase, giving the protein MKISAFRSVAAQAAAALCVFTAATAPALAAPVKNIVLVHGAFVGGAGWRPVYDILTKDGYNVTLVQEPLTSFNDDVTATKRVLDSLNGPCVLVGHSYGGAIVTEAGNDGHVKSLVYIAAHALDAGETEVGNGKKYPNSLGGAVVKTPDNFLYLNPADYPADFAADLPRAQAEFEAHAQMPTAAAVFTAQIDDPAWKKKPSWYMVAKADKIINPDLERMYAARAHSHTVEIAGASHSVYESHPKQVAALIEQAAQQSDQ; this is encoded by the coding sequence ATGAAGATTTCCGCTTTCCGTTCCGTCGCCGCCCAGGCCGCCGCCGCGCTCTGCGTGTTCACCGCCGCCACCGCGCCCGCGCTCGCCGCGCCCGTCAAGAACATCGTGCTCGTGCACGGCGCGTTCGTCGGCGGCGCCGGCTGGCGTCCGGTGTACGACATCCTGACGAAAGACGGCTACAACGTGACGCTCGTGCAGGAGCCGCTGACGTCGTTCAACGACGACGTGACCGCGACGAAGCGCGTGCTCGACAGCCTGAACGGCCCGTGCGTGCTGGTCGGCCACAGCTACGGCGGCGCGATCGTCACCGAGGCCGGCAACGACGGGCACGTGAAGTCGCTCGTCTATATCGCCGCGCACGCGCTCGACGCGGGCGAAACCGAGGTCGGCAACGGCAAGAAGTATCCGAACTCGCTCGGCGGCGCGGTCGTCAAGACGCCGGACAACTTCCTGTACCTGAACCCGGCCGACTATCCGGCGGACTTCGCGGCCGACCTGCCGCGCGCGCAGGCCGAGTTCGAGGCGCACGCGCAGATGCCGACCGCCGCCGCCGTGTTCACCGCGCAGATCGACGACCCGGCGTGGAAGAAAAAGCCGAGCTGGTATATGGTCGCGAAAGCGGACAAGATCATCAATCCGGACCTCGAACGGATGTATGCGGCGCGTGCGCATTCGCACACGGTCGAGATCGCCGGCGCGAGCCACTCGGTGTACGAATCGCATCCGAAGCAGGTCGCCGCGCTGATCGAACAGGCGGCGCAGCAGTCGGATCAATAA
- a CDS encoding anti-sigma factor family protein produces MSDQNHTIGDDDLHAYVDGTLTGDRRRAVEDALERDPSLAARVSDYFSLNDMFHQRYDRILREPVPPRLQPPAPKRRWLSAANASRYAGLAAALVVGIGIGTFTQMGRAPALPGTDGRFAQTASADGGDAGFAREAAIAHVVYMPTVQRPASMDVDREEDLTRWMANQLGTGTHAPMLTASGFQLTGGRMLPGADGSVVEYMYRNAAGERVTICITPRKTDASTAAFQFYQDGPVKVYYWADGKFGYAVSGGIARDALLHVSHDVYAQLTGRT; encoded by the coding sequence ATGAGCGACCAGAACCACACGATCGGCGACGACGATCTGCACGCATACGTGGACGGCACGCTGACCGGCGACCGCCGGCGCGCGGTCGAGGACGCGCTGGAGCGCGACCCGAGCCTGGCCGCGCGGGTCAGCGACTACTTTTCGCTGAACGACATGTTCCATCAGCGTTACGACCGGATCCTGCGCGAGCCGGTGCCGCCGCGCCTGCAGCCGCCCGCGCCGAAGCGGCGCTGGCTGTCGGCCGCGAACGCGTCGCGTTATGCGGGGCTGGCGGCCGCGCTGGTGGTCGGCATCGGGATCGGCACCTTCACGCAGATGGGGCGCGCGCCGGCGCTGCCCGGCACGGACGGCCGGTTCGCGCAGACCGCGAGCGCCGACGGCGGCGACGCCGGTTTTGCGCGCGAGGCCGCGATCGCGCACGTCGTCTACATGCCGACGGTGCAGCGGCCCGCGAGCATGGACGTCGATCGCGAGGAGGACCTGACGCGCTGGATGGCGAACCAGCTCGGCACCGGCACGCACGCGCCGATGCTGACCGCGAGCGGCTTCCAGCTGACCGGCGGACGGATGCTGCCGGGCGCGGATGGCTCGGTCGTCGAGTACATGTACCGCAACGCGGCCGGCGAGCGGGTCACGATCTGCATCACGCCGCGCAAGACCGACGCGAGCACCGCCGCGTTCCAGTTCTACCAGGACGGCCCGGTGAAGGTCTATTACTGGGCGGACGGCAAGTTCGGTTATGCGGTGTCCGGCGGCATCGCGCGCGACGCGCTGCTGCACGTATCGCACGACGTCTATGCGCAGTTGACCGGCAGGACCTGA